From one bacterium genomic stretch:
- a CDS encoding glucose 1-dehydrogenase produces MRLNDKVAVVTGSSRSIGRAIALGYGREGAKVVVNYRSDKGAADSAVAEIEAMGSEAIAVQADTSSSSDVEALMAAAVDRFGRIDILVNNAAILIRTHFLEIEESEWDRIMEVNLKGFFLCSQTAARQMVRQGDGGVIINMSSAGDTLAGKDLAHYCVAKGGVRMLTRQLAFELAPHGIRANAIAPGLIETDLNRSDLAVPEFREYRLSMIPLGIIGVPEDIVGAAVFLASEDSRMATGSTIYLDAGQTIF; encoded by the coding sequence GGCGGGAAGGCGCCAAGGTGGTGGTCAACTACCGCAGCGACAAGGGAGCTGCCGACTCGGCGGTGGCCGAGATCGAGGCGATGGGCTCGGAGGCCATCGCAGTGCAGGCCGACACGTCATCGTCCTCGGATGTGGAGGCGCTGATGGCCGCGGCCGTGGACCGCTTCGGGCGGATCGACATCCTGGTCAACAACGCCGCCATCCTGATCCGGACGCATTTCCTCGAGATCGAGGAGTCGGAGTGGGACCGGATCATGGAGGTAAACCTCAAGGGGTTCTTCCTGTGCTCCCAGACGGCGGCGCGCCAGATGGTCCGCCAGGGTGATGGTGGGGTGATCATCAACATGTCCTCGGCGGGCGACACCCTGGCCGGGAAGGACCTCGCCCACTACTGCGTGGCCAAGGGAGGGGTGCGCATGCTCACCAGGCAGCTGGCCTTCGAGCTCGCGCCCCACGGGATCCGCGCCAACGCCATCGCTCCGGGATTGATCGAGACGGACCTGAACCGGTCAGACCTGGCCGTTCCCGAGTTCCGCGAGTACCGCCTCTCCATGATCCCGCTGGGGATCATCGGGGTTCCCGAGGACATAGTGGGAGCGGCGGTCTTCCTGGCCTCAGAGGACTCCAGGATGGCCACCGGCTCCACCATCTACCTGGACGCCGGCCAGACCATCTTCTGA